The following coding sequences are from one Peromyscus eremicus chromosome X, PerEre_H2_v1, whole genome shotgun sequence window:
- the LOC131899191 gene encoding melanoma-associated antigen B4-like produces the protein MPRGQKSKSRSRAKRQQARSELQGLPAVRHTAEEAASPPADQSDGSSFPVGCTLQGMKTPGSLSADMSCTGSGVGVRNAAVLTDKQSSDATQVVSYVQHSLKDPIMRKASVLIEFLLDKFKMKEAVTRSEMLAVVNKKYKEQFPEILRRTSARLELVFGIELKEIDPNTHSYMLVGKLGLSTEGSLSSNWGLPRTGLLMSILGVIFMKGNRATEQEVWQFLNGVGVYAGKKHLIFGEPEEFINKDLVQENYLEYRQVPGSDPPTFEFLWGPRAHAETTKMKVLEVLAKVNGTVPSAFPNLYQLALRDHAGGPRRRDQGRAGAVAKARAHSKSLSHK, from the coding sequence ATGCCTAGGGGTCAAAAGAGTAAGAGCCGCTCCCGTGCAAAACGACAGCAGGCACGAAGTGAGCTCCAGGGTCTCCCAGCAGTTCGTCACACTGCAGAGGAAGCAGCATCTCCTCCTGCTGACCAGAGTGATGGCTCCAGCTTCCCTGTTGGTTGTACTCTACAGGGGATGAAAACCCCTGGATCTCTTAGTGCAGATATGTCCTGCACAGGCTCTGGTGTAGGTGTTAGGAATGCTGCTGTGCTTACTGATAAGCAAAGTTCAGATGCTACCCAGGTAGTGAGCTACGTTCAGCATTCACTTAAAGATCCTATCATGCGGAAGGCTAGTGTGCTGATAGAATTCCTGCTAGACAAGTTTAAGATGAAAGAGGCAGTTACACGGAGTGAAATGCTGGCAGTAGTAAACAAGAAGTATAAGGAACAGTTCCCTGAGATCCTCCGTAGAACCTCTGCACGCCTAGAGCTAGTCTTTGGTATTGAGTTGAAGGAAATAGATCCCAACACTCACTCCTATATGCTGGTAGGCAAACTGGGTCTCTCCACTGAGGGAAGTCTGAGTAGCAACTGGGGGTTGCCCAGGACTGGTCTTCTAATGTCCATCCTAGGTGTGATCTTCATGAAGGGCAATCGTGCCACTGAGCAAGAGGTCTGGCAGTTTCTGAATGGAGTGGGGGTATATGCTGGGAAGAAGCACTTAATCTTTGGGGAGCCTGAGGAATTCATAAACAAAGATCTAGTGCAGGAAAATTACCTGGAGTACCGCCAGGTTCCTGGCAGTGATCCCCCAACCTTTGAGTTCCTGTGGGGTCCCAGAGCTCATGCTGAAACCACCAAGATGAAAGTCCTGGAAGTTTTAGCTAAGGTCAATGGCACTGTCCCTAGTGCCTTTCCCAACCTCTACCAGTTGGCTCTTAGAGATCACGCAGGGGGACCAAGAAGGAGAGATCAAGGTAGGGCTGGCGCTGTTGCCAAAGCCAGGGCTCATTCCAAGTCTCTATCCCATAAGTAG